GATCCCCACGCAACCGGTCAGGCCGAGCAGCATCCAAACCCATACGGGTAGCCACCTCAGGCGCAGGGAGTCATGGCCGCTGGTTTGTCGCATGTCTCAGTCTCCGTAGACGATCACCCGCCAGCGCGTATAAAGGCCGAACAGGACGGTGAGGGTTTCCTGGTCGGCATGCTTGAGAATCCTGATATCGCCGTTTTGGGCGGCGGCCGCATAGCTGGCGTCCCCCCAGGCGACCAGCCACAAGACGCTATGGGCATCGGCGGTGCCCCTTTTGGTACCCAGTTCGGTTTCGTTCAAGTCGCTGTCGAAAGGCGTTTTGGTGTGAATAAAGGCGCAGCCCGTCAACACCACGGCCGCGATGATGATCCACAAGCAACTCCATATCCTCAGACGCTTCATGACGATCTCCCCGTCCCATCCGGCATACGGATGGCGCTTACGATCTAAGTGTTTCGGACGACCCTTTCCAGTCGAAGGCGGGCAAATAGGCCATTCCCCATGTCCCGGGCCCCATATGCGCACCGGACGTCAACGAAAGGGGGCGCAACTGGATACGGGCAGACGGCAAACGCGCCTGAATCTGACCGGCGGCGACCTCCTCTACCCACTGCCGGTTGTCCGTATATTGAAGCAGAATGTCGGGCGCATCCTCACTGGAAAAGTCGCCGTCGATCTTCCCCAGGGCAAAGTCGAGCTGTTCCTTTCGATTGCGCACGATCCCCACGTTGGCGGCCCCATGGGCCGTGGGTGTGATGATCGGTTTCTTGTGCAGCAGGTCCCCCAAAAAGCCCTTGGTCTTGGAAATACGGCCGCCGGCGGCCAGGAATTTCAGCTGGTCGAGAAAAACGAACTCCTGGCTGCGGGCAACGGCTGCATGGGCATAAGCCATTACCGCGCCCGGATCTTCCGCTTCGAGCGCGAAACGTGCAGTGGCCAGCACGACGATGCCCAGACGTCCGGAAGCCGCCCCGGTATCGATGACAGCCAGACGGTCGTGAGGGTCGTGATCGGCCTTCCATGCGGTCACCGTCTCGAAGTTGCCCGTATACACCGAACCGACACACAGGTAGAGCACCCGTTCGAACCGGCTGATGGCACTCAAATAGGACTGGTGACGCTCAAAAACCGACGCCTGGGCCGTGGAAACCTTGACGCCGCCGGACATGGCCGCGTAGAGTCGATCCGACTCGTAAAGGGTTTCGGGCCAGGCCTGCTCACCCACTACGAGGTAGCTGCTGAGCAGCGTAATCCCCAGCTGTCGGGCATCCTCCGTGGTGACCGATCCGGCCGCATCGGTCATGAGGTGCACGGCCCGACCACTTTGCGTTGCCTTGCGTACAACCGAAACGATGCGCTCCTCGGACCAGCCGACCACCTCGCCGAGGGACTCGAGCCCTGATCGCAGCACCCCGCGGTCTTCGGTGTGCAGATGGATCTTGATATTTTCCGCATCGTCGGTGACAACCACGCTTTCGACGCCGTCGGGTAGTTGCGCACGAATGCCATCCCGACTACCGTCCGGCCGGATCGTTGCGCTGATACAATAGCCCCCTGGTTGCCCGTCGGGCGCCCAGTCCGCAGCGATGGCAAGTTTTCCGCCGAACACTTCCATCACCGATCGCCCGCTCTGTTTCCGGCCGGTGATGTGGCTCAAAAAAGCTTCCCAGAAAATGAACATACCCAGTGCACCGGCATCTACCACGCCGGCATGCTTGAGCTGGGGCAAGGCCTCGCTCGAATCTGCCACCGTCTTCTGCAAACGGTCGATGATCCGGACAAAGTCCCACTGGCCGGGGGCAAGATCATGGGGCGGCATCACCTCGGCCAGGGCATCGAATAGGGTCAGCATGGTGCCCGGCTGGGGATCGGTCACGGCCTGGCGCGCCTTGCGCATGCCTCTCTGGATGGCACCGGGCAGTTGACTGGCCCGTTCGACGCCGAGTAGTTCGTAAAAAAAGGCCGCCGCGATATTGCCCGAATTGCCGGTGGCCATGCGCACCAGATGGGCGGGCACCAACTTGGGTTGTGCATCGAGCTGGCGCAGGGGGGCCAGGCTGATTTTTAAATTACGCCCGGTATCGGCGTCAGCCACCGGGAAGACGTTGATCTGGTCGAGAAGATCGGACCAGGCGGCCATTCGCTCGTAACCGTGAATAAAGGCGCTGCTGCAGGTTGGGTCCATGGGAAGATAGAAGTGTTAAGTTTAAAGTGTTAAGTGTTAAGTGATGGTAATCTGTCTATTTTATATTTGGGTCGACGACTGTTCACCGCGCATCATCAGAAGCCCAGGGCGATGCGGATGTCGTCGGGAATGGCGAACTCCATTTCCATTTCGGGAAACCGCACCGCCAGTTGTTCGCTGGTACCCCTGGCGCAGATGGTGCGCTCCGCATCTTTTTTCCGAATCTCGAATTTCATGGCGATCTTGTATTGCGCCTCGGTGACCGCGGCCCGGCAGACAAATTCATCAAACGCTCTCAACGGCATGATGTGTTTGACCGCCGACCGGGTGACCGGAAAGACATATTTTTTGGTCAGCATGTACTGATACAGATCGATGCCCACCGATGCAAATAGCGCGAATCTGGCCACATCGAAGTATTTCAAATAATTGCCATGCCACACGATCTGAAGCGGATCCAGATCGTGAAAGGCGACCTTCATGTCGATCTCTAAACTGGCGCTCATATCCTCATCTTCAGCAGTCGTTCCGCGTTCATTTCGGCCCTTACATACACCAGCCGCCGCCGCAAAGGCAAGTTACGAATGGTTCGCGTGGAATCAAGGGACAATGCCTATTTTCATGGAGGGCGGCAGGCACGAGGCCAGGGCTTTGTGTGACCGCAATTTTAATCAAATCTAACCACTTGATATTAAAGGTGCGATTGGCTATTATGGCGTCGTTTGAATCGGGGGCGGCGGGTTGATCCTTTGGTTCGGCAAGGGATCGGGCGGCGCAATTTTGCCCGAAAAATTCATAATGCCTTATCTTTTTAAAGCGTTATGGCGATACTTAATTCGTGTATCGATGGAGGCCGCAAACCAGGCCGCGGACCGATTTCAGGATGAACGAACAGAGTCAATGAACAGAGCGCACCAAAACGGCCAATTTTTGTCGATTGGATCGGCACAGACCAATTCCCGCCCGGCTAAGCGTGCCTTGGGCATCCCCTGGTTTCTCTTTGACCGCCGCGACCATGAACTGGTGCGCATCACCAACGAGGTGGCCTCCAGGCAGAGTGACCTGGACTACCTGAGGCGGCAGTACTATACCTATTTTCATCCCCACGGCATCAAGGAGATGGCCGAAACGCGCAGTCTGCGCATCGCCTATGCCATGGTTCACCTGCTGGCCTCGCTGGAAATCGGGGGGGTGGACGAACGCCTGGATGCGCTTCGGGCCCTGCGGGCCGAAGTGTTGGACACCGCCGAGGGGCCCATGCCCAAAAACACGGCCCGGGTGCTGATGCAGATCATGAAGGAGATGGTGCGCGCCCGGGACAACCCGCGACGCCAGATCGAACTGGCCCACGATTTCCGCATCACGGCCACGGGCAAGCCGCGCGTGGTACGGCGTCAGCTGCGCATCTACCACCTGCTGGAAATGCCTGAAACCTGGAACCAGATCTCGTTCGACGACCATGTGCACGATGCCAACACCAAGGGCCGCAAATCCTCCACCCATCTGATCATGGATGCCTGGATCAAGGGCATTCGCCGCCTGCGCATCGTTCATTACAACTACATCGAACCGCGTTTTGCCGCCGAACTATTAGAAGCGGCCAGAATCATGCAGATCGACGTGCGCATCGGCATCGAGTTCTACACCCGATTCCGCAATCGCTTTATCAACCTGATCTGGGTCCCCCGGGGTTTTGCCGACGCCCAGGCGTTTCTCTGCTTTCTGGAAGAGCCGGCCGTCGCCGAACTGATGAGGGAGGGGCGCCGCGCCTCGGCTTACCAGCAGGCCCATGTCATGCAACTTCTGGACGCCTTCAACCGGCGTCATCTCGTGGAATTGAACGAGCGTTTCGATATCGAGCTGGCGCCCATCGAATCGGGCGAATTTCTCGCCTTCGTAGGGATCGGTCAAAAATCGGTGTTGCATCTGGAGAAATTCATCCAGCAGAAGATGCTCATCGCCCTGCAACACAAGGCCGAACGGATGCGGGAGGCCTATCGTGCGGCCGATGCCGACGGCCGGAAGGACATCGCGGAATGGTTCGTGCAGATGGACCGCATGGACCTGGAGACTATCGTGGCCGAATACCTCAAAGCCCGACGCAATCCAGATATCGCCGACCACACGGTCCCGTCCGACGACGCGGATGTCCCGGCCCTGTTGCGGCTTAAGCCGGCCGAACTGCTATGCCGCCTGGCGGGCCTGCAGTCGGGCTACCGGATCACACTGAACCTGTCCGGCCTGGCCGCGGAGGACGTGCTCGAATTGATCTATGACTGCGACGGCATGATCACGCGCCTCGAACTGTTCAACCTGAAGGATTGGGCCGACGGCCGCACCGAGCAGATCCCTGAAATCAGCCGGCTCCAGGAGGCCATCAACGGCCAGAACCCCATCACCCTCAAACGGGTCATCCTGGAGATCATCCAGAAGACAGAGGCCAAGGAGAAACCTGACAAACAGGATCAGCTCGACAAAATCAGGACGATCCTGCACGATATCATCTCACTTCAGGCCATGTACAAGGCCAAGCCGCTTAAAGCGCGCATGGGCAGCGACTCCACCGGCCGTTCGCCCCGTTTCCACGGCATGGGGCTGGCCCTCATCGACACCCTGCCGCCGCGGGCGCGTCGCCAGATCCATCGCGACCTGGTGGACCTCGGACGGGAGCGCATTCCCATCCACATGACCGCCTATGAACGGCATACCTACCTCCAGCGTCCCGGCCTGAACACCAATTCCGGCCGTAGAGAAAAATGGCTGCCCCACCTTTCAATCCTCCGACGCCTGAAGGCCATCAAAAAGGTGGATTGGGAGGTTCAGGGGAATCTCAGCCGCATGGCGCGGCAGGGCAACGTGGTCACCCTGGGCGGCGTGGAGCGGAGGATCAGCAATCTTCTCGTTCTCGATCCAACCGCGATGGAGATAAAGCGGCGGAAACCCCAATGGCGACACGTCAACTCCCACCTGCGAAACCTTTTTAAGGTGTTCATCGGCTTCATACCGGCTTTCGCCACCTTCTATCTGACAAAAGACTGGTGGCTCCTTGCCTATGGGGGGGCCTTCATCTGGTTCGGTATTACCGGCGCACGCAACATCGTCCAGTCAGTGCTCGGCGGCGGCGGCTTGAAACGTTCACCCCTGCTTCGCTGGAACGCCTATGTGAGCTGGGATCGCATTTGCGATTCACTGCTGTTCACCGGTTTTTCGGTACCTCTGC
This Desulfatitalea tepidiphila DNA region includes the following protein-coding sequences:
- a CDS encoding TRL-like family protein — protein: MKRLRIWSCLWIIIAAVVLTGCAFIHTKTPFDSDLNETELGTKRGTADAHSVLWLVAWGDASYAAAAQNGDIRILKHADQETLTVLFGLYTRWRVIVYGD
- a CDS encoding DegV family protein yields the protein MDPTCSSAFIHGYERMAAWSDLLDQINVFPVADADTGRNLKISLAPLRQLDAQPKLVPAHLVRMATGNSGNIAAAFFYELLGVERASQLPGAIQRGMRKARQAVTDPQPGTMLTLFDALAEVMPPHDLAPGQWDFVRIIDRLQKTVADSSEALPQLKHAGVVDAGALGMFIFWEAFLSHITGRKQSGRSVMEVFGGKLAIAADWAPDGQPGGYCISATIRPDGSRDGIRAQLPDGVESVVVTDDAENIKIHLHTEDRGVLRSGLESLGEVVGWSEERIVSVVRKATQSGRAVHLMTDAAGSVTTEDARQLGITLLSSYLVVGEQAWPETLYESDRLYAAMSGGVKVSTAQASVFERHQSYLSAISRFERVLYLCVGSVYTGNFETVTAWKADHDPHDRLAVIDTGAASGRLGIVVLATARFALEAEDPGAVMAYAHAAVARSQEFVFLDQLKFLAAGGRISKTKGFLGDLLHKKPIITPTAHGAANVGIVRNRKEQLDFALGKIDGDFSSEDAPDILLQYTDNRQWVEEVAAGQIQARLPSARIQLRPLSLTSGAHMGPGTWGMAYLPAFDWKGSSETLRS
- a CDS encoding acyl-CoA thioesterase, which translates into the protein MSASLEIDMKVAFHDLDPLQIVWHGNYLKYFDVARFALFASVGIDLYQYMLTKKYVFPVTRSAVKHIMPLRAFDEFVCRAAVTEAQYKIAMKFEIRKKDAERTICARGTSEQLAVRFPEMEMEFAIPDDIRIALGF